gatatttcatgctagttgccaaatgatggttcccacatgtgttaggtgactcacatgggctgctaaaagctgatcattggagtgtatataccaatagtacatacatctaaaagctgtgtattgtacgagtacgaatacgggtgcatacgagtagaattgttgatgaaactgaacgaggatgtaattgtaagcatttttgttaagtagaagtattttgataagtgtattgaagtctttcaaaagtgtataaatacatattaaaacactacatgtatatacattttaactgagtcattaagtcatcgttagtcgttacatgtaagtgttgttttgaaacctttaggttaacgatcttgttaaatgttgttaacccaatgtttataatatcaaatgagattttaaattattatattatcataatattatcatgtatgaatatctcttaatatgatatatatacattaaatgtctttacaacgataatcgttacatatatgtctcgtttaaaaatcattaagttagtagtcttgtttttacatatgtagttcattgttaattgtaacaccctaggcaaatcccacatcgcccacgaacatgagtgatcatgggattataaggtaatactcacgcttaaatgacacaacgcgttttgggaccacaggcagagcagatgtgtgagtacgctgcagttaagcgtgctcgggtgagagcactaccaggatgggtgaccttctgggaaagtgcttctcgtgtgtggtcgccaagaaaaagccgtgcgcctgagggcaaagcggacaatattgtggtcatattaagctggggtgttactgaatggtatcagagccactcatgtgccgttgggggtggtgggacaaacctcatcgaggacgatgagtccctaagggggtgaatgtaacaccctaggcaaatcccacatcgcccacgaatatgagtgatcatgggattataaggtaatactcacgcttaaatgacacaacgcgttttgggaccacaggcagagcagatgtgtgagtacgctgcagttaagcgtgctcgggtgagagcactaccaggatgggtgaccttctgggaaagtgcttctggtgtgtggtcgccaagaaaaagccgtgcgcctgagggcaaagcggacaatattgtggtcatattaagctggggtgttactgaatggtatcagagccactcatgtgccgttgggggtggtgggacaaacctcatcgaggacgatgagtccctaaggggggtgaatgtaacaccctaggcaaatcccacatcgcccacgaatatgagtgatcatgggattataaggtaatactcacgcttaaatgacacaacgcgttttgggaccacaggcagagcagatgtgtgagtacgctgcagttaagcgtgctcgggtgagagcactaccaggatgggtgaccttctgggaaagtgcttctcgtgtgtggtcgccaagaaaaagccgtgcgcctgagggcaaagcggacaatattgtggtcatattaagctggggtgttactttaatatacttaatgatatgtttacttatcatagtatcatgttaactatatatatatatatatatatatatatatatatatatatatatatatatatatatatatatatatatatatatatatatatatatatatatatatatatatatatatatatccatatatatgtcatcatatagtttttacaagttttaacgttcgtgaatcaccggtcaacttgggtggtcaattgtctatatgaaacatatttcaattaatcaattcttaacaattttgattgcttaacatgttgaaaacatttaatcatgtaaatatcaatctcaattaatatatataaacatggaaaagttcgggtcactacagcataaaCAATGTTAGACCAAGGGCTCGAAGATGAATTTCGGCCAAAACCTCCATTCACTTCAAGACCCCCATTAGATCCGTAAATGCTTCGAATAACTTTATTCCAAAACGCattggtttcggttttgaacctccaccaccactttcctAATAATGCTAAGTTTTTGCTTTTAAGTGATTTTATATTTAGGCCTCCTTCTTCATGAGGAAGAAGGATtttttcccatttaacccaagataatttgttgtttgaacccgacccgccccaaaaaaatgtACGCCTCACACTCTCGAGATTTTTTATGACACAAGGCGGGGCAAGAAAAAGCGAGAAGTAGTACAATGGTAGACTAGTAAGAACCGACTTAATTAAAGTTAATCGACCTCCGAAGGACACCGTTCTAGCTTTCCAATTCGATAACCTTTTATTGAACTTGTCGAAAACTGCGGACCAAgaaccaatcttcttcatattcCCACCAACCGGAAGGCCAAGGTAAATAAAAGGTAACGATCTGGATTGACACGAAAACCGAGAAGCCAATTTTTCCACTTCAGTGGGTGAGAGCCCTACCCCATAACGATGACTTTTATTATAGTTTACCTTTAGGCCCGATGCTCGTTCAAAACATTTCAATAGATACATAAGGTTTCTCAAATTTCCATTGCTCCATTCTCCGAAAAAAACCGTATCATCCGCGTATTGAAGATGTGATACCAACACCTTATCCCTACCCACTTCAATTCCTTTGTAAAGACCTTTTTCAACCACTGCTTTTGTTAAAATGTTTAGACCCTCCGCTGCAAGTATAAAAAGGAATGGCGATAATGGATCCCCTTGTCTAACTCCTCTTCCATGGTTAAATTCCTTCGAGGGTGACCCGTTGATTAACTCCGAAATTGAGGCCGATTTTAAGCACCCGAGAATCAACTTCCTCCACTTGAGACCAAACCCCATGCATTGCATGATTTCCATTAAATAATCCCAGCTAAGGCAATCAAAAGACTTTTCGAAGTCTACTTTAAAAATCATCCCGTGTTTATGTGATTGTTTCAAAAATTCAACAACTTCATTAGCCACTAGCACTCCATCAAGAATGAATCTTCCTTTTAAAAACGCGCTTTGCTCCAACCCGATGACATGAGGTATTACTTTCCTGAGTCGATTTGAAAGTAGCTTCGCGACTATTTTATAAAAGCTTCCAATAAGACTAATGGGTCTATAATCTCCGAATCCCATCGGATCTTGCTTTTTCGGAATTAGAGACACAAACGAAGCGTTACAACCATTGGAGAATTCACCGTGACTCCAAAACCATTGAATGGCATCTACTAAATCATTTTTGATGATGTGCCAAAACTTCTTGTAAAAACCCATATTGAAACCGTCCGGCCCAGGAGCTTTCGTGCTTCCACAACCCTTAATTGCTTCCCAAATTTCTTCCTCCAAGAAGGGACATTCTAACCGATTTGCCTCATCAGATGATATAACCTCATATCTCAAGTCTTCAAGACTTGCACGAACCAAGTCTTGCTCAGCAAATTGTGCCTTGAAGTGTCGTCGAGCTTCCTCTTTTATTACATTAGGATCTTCACACCATTCCCCATTTATGCTAATACCCCTGATATTGCATTTATTGAATTTTCGACGCATTACGGCGTGAAAATATTTCGAGTTTTCATCACCTTCGGATATCCACTTAATTCGCGCTTTTTGTTTAAGCATGTTAGATTTAACCCTATTTTTTTCCATCCATTTATTTCTCAATTCCATCCACTTACTTTGTTCCACTTCGCTCAGTCCCCCAAGTTCTGCTTTTAATTCTAGCTCAGTAGTGGTCTTCTTTAAAAGTTCGATTTCAGAATCTAAAGAGCCAAATTGTAGCCTGCTCCAGTCCTTTAGTGCCATTTTTACCCGTTTTAATTTATTGCGGAATATGCAGTCCTTACGGCTACCAAGAATCTGATCGCTCCAAGCCTGAGATATAACAGTATCTACGCCTTCGGTATTCAGCCATTCGTCAAAAACCTTGAACGGTTTTGGGCCAAAGTCGATGATTTTATCTTGTAAAATGATAGGATAGTGGTCCGAGCGGTCCCTATCCAAAGCCACAGTACACAGGTCTTTCCAAATCAGCGAAAAATTCATCGAGACTAAAAACCTGTCGAGTTTGCTCATCTTGATACCATCATCACTTATACGAGTGAATCTTCGACCACCTAATGGGACCTCCAATAATTGATTCTTCTCAATGAACTCGTTAAATCTTTTGGCTCTATACTCTACAAATTCACAATTAAATCTTTCTGACTCGTTCCTTACTTCATTAAAATCACCACATAGGATCCACGAGACGTTATCCCTAATATCGATAAAAAGCCTATCTAAGAGATCCCACATCCTTCTTTTTTTTTTGCATCGTCATGTGGCCCGTACACGTTTATGATGATCGATTCTGCACCCAACGATTTCCATTTACCTCTAACCGCAATAAAGAATTCCCCAATTAGTTCTGCGGTGGCTTCAAACACATTAGAATCCCATACTAGTAACTGTCCTCCCGATTTACCTTCCTTAGGTTTCTGAATGTACCCACAATCTGCCGAACCCCACAGTGAAGAAACCCAACTATCACTAACCTGGCGACATTTAGTCTCTTGGAGTGCCAGCATCGAAGGCCTTTCTTTGAAAGACATATGAAGATGTACAATCAAAAGTTGTACGTCACGTGAAAAATTATACTGTACAAAAATAATAAACATAGCGAAATAACATAAAATGTGACACATACCTTGGAGTTGAGCTGTAGCAGGAATTTACACAAAGTAATAGGTGTCTAATAACGTGTAGACATAGTAATAGTGATACCTACCAATATAGAAAATACAGAAGAatttaaaacttttttttatataaacctcATTCTCTGATTTGCCTTGCCATCTCTAAGTAGCTTGCGTTCTTTCGCATGAACAGATTCAGGGCTGCCGCTGGCGCACTTCTCCTAAATATTGCCCATTTATTCTGGAATAATCTTTTTAAGACAATTTTACATATTACATGTGTTAATAATTAGGGATATTTTTCACATGAATATAAAACGGTTAAAGAGTTACTTGTGAGATCAGACACATTATCATCATGTGACAATGAGATGACAGTATTATTACATCAAACAATCCCGAACATAAGATTAACAACTGCAGCTTCCCATGAATAATCTCAAATCTTATTATCCTATATAGTACTATTAGGTCACCGTTTCTGTGTTTGTTTGTAACCATACCTGGAAATATAGCAATTTCATGTAATTAGTGTATATAGCCTACCTCTCCATTGTACTAAAAATTATTTAACTCAATAAATAAATAGGTTTTTCACTttatgaattattaaatatattagtaGTTTATAACATGCTATTAGAGCTCCGATGTTTCTCTTACATCAAAACACACAACTGAGCTACAATAATTTATCAAGAAAAGTGACAGGCCACATCAAAAGACGGCAGGTCAGATCAAATTAATCACAATAACCGGAATAATCAAACAAACACCCAAACCACAATACACCATCACGCTACCATCACTTGGGACATCATTATAAAACTAAAACGGATCATTCATGTCAAAAAAATAAATGAACTATAACAACCAGATTTGGTCAAAAGCAGCTTTAAAAAGATTGATATATCGATTTATGAAATAGATGTGATATCACATTCCCATTACATAACTCTATTTTTCAAAGGATCTCCATTATTTTCCATCTTTAAATCTATTGATTTTTTCAATATAAAGATGTAATACTAATTTCATTCGTGTTTTTGAAACAAATGAAATAAATTTAATGAGCCCTAAACCTAATATGAGTTGTAATTAATGGTATTAATTTAAAAACATGGGGTAATGAAATCAAACCTAAATAATAAAGAACTTAGAGATTCAAGATAATGTTGAGATTACGTTGAGCAGATAATAACAAAAATCACACATGCAAATTATAAATTGAGATTTGTGATATGTTCTTCCTCGATTAATGAGTAAAGGAATTGAATTCAATAGAATTCACTTTACTGAATAGTCAAGATTACAGAATTAAAGAGAGAAGAAGCTGTATTAAAACACATATTTAAACACATACAATTCATTAGCTACCTAATGAACTAACTAAGTATTTATACTACCATAAGCTAATGTTAACCAAACTTATTTAACATAACTGCCACCATCATGTGCTTGACACATGTCTACAATTTGACCCATAACAATCCTTCTTCCTTGAAAACATTCTTGCCCTCAAGAATGTAAAAAGAAACAGCAACTTCACTAGTCATATCAACTTCAATAGTTTGACCAACTTTACATTCCATGTTCATAGCCCATTGGGTATCTTTCCAATGCAAATGTATCTTCTTTTTCCATGATTCAAACTCTGTCAATGACACCAATAACCCAACACACTCACCAAATCTTACCTGATGGTCTAACCTGAGACTCAGCAGTACAATTCCCCAAACTGATGTCAACGTCATATTTGTTTCTCTTGTTTCCTCTTGTTTGGTTTGCGTATAAACAACCAAAGCAACGTGAAAAAAAATATTGTTTGTATCCTAAATGATACCCACCATAAAGATTCAATCTTGGCTTTATAAACCCCATTAAGACTCAGCAGTACAATTCCCATATTTTCCATCAATAAGTTTATCACCTCAAGAGGCCCATGAGTAGGTTCTTTAAACCCAAAAAAACATCCAATATAGCCTAAAAAGAGACCCCAAATTTGAAAGCATTATCCTTTTCTTTTTAAGCCATTTTCCGTATGTCAAAATTCACTTTCTTTTTATACCATTTCCACTCTTGAAACATTTCCAGAATAAAAAATGTTTCTTTATTAGAAGTGTTGTTGACCATCACATGATAAACAATTTCTTCAGTTTCATCGTTAAACTATCCAATTGAATTTCTAACTTGATCCACTCGAACCCTCTTTGCGTAGCCAATATCAGTTATTACTTGCAAGAATTTATGTACCTGATTAATCTCTAAAGATTAAGATTGGGAATTACTCAGCTGCACATCTTGCGTACCATAGTTCTGATTCCCATCACGAATTCGAACAGCTCTATTAGCAGGTTCTTCATACCAACTATCAGATTCACACAATCTTGAATACGCCAAAGGATTCGGGTTGGGGCAAATAGCATTTATATATTCATCTTTTAAGTCATTAGTAACCACGACTATATCCTTGGTATCTTCTTTCACCAGTATCGGGTCAAACTCATGTTGGTTAACTTCTTCAGCCGTTTCATTGATACCAGCACCAACAACAGCAATAGCAAACTCAATTTGATCATCTTTATCACCCTTCTCACAAATATTAGTAACAACACCATGTAAATCATTGCTAGCTATATTATTGTTGTTCTCTACAAAACTTGAATTTTTAGCCCTTAAAGAAGGTACTGATTTCAGACAACGGATGTTTACCAATTCTCCTGGCTTACAAGAATTGACCAAACAATCAAAATTGCCATTATTCACTTCACTTGAATGATCAGAAATATGTAGAAATGAGGAACTAGTTCGTTTCTTGATGACATTGTTGATATCTTCTTGCACCCTAGCCAAACAACAAGCATCATGAAGGGTTTTGGGTTTGAAGATACTAACACCTTTCATGATTTCTGGTTGCAACCCCCAAATGAAGATATCAATGACATATGATTCATCTATACCCCTGTTTTTGAACAAAGAACTAAATgtttcatcatactcttgaactgaACCATCTTGTTTAAGGGAACTGTTATTTGACATTTTATCAAACAGCTTGTTTGCATGATCGATTTTCACTAGGTTTGCTTTTCTATCACTAGTATCAACCAATACACTTCTTGAACTGCTAGAAACTTGCGAGGAAAACCTAGATTCTTCAACATCACAATCCGGAATTTGAAGAGATTGAACATTACCTTGTTTCCTTCCGGTCAATTATTGCATTCCAGCCGTTAACAACTCTTGTTCAACCACCATCAGCAACTAACgtattcaacaattcaatcaatTGTTCCTCTGTGCTTTTGTTCATTGTTAAACTTTCTGGTGTCATCTCCATCATAACCCGTCGTATTTATCAATGAATAAAAATGAGTAATGGAATTGAATTAAATAGAATTGACTTTACTGAATAGTCAAGATTACAGAATTAAAGAGAGAAGAAGCTGTTTTTAAACACATACAATTCATTAGCTACCTACTATTAATGAACTAACTAAGTATTTATACTACCATAAGCTAATGTTAACCAAACTTATTTAACATAACTACCACCATCATGTGCTTGGTACATGTCTACAATTTGACCCATAACAATTTGTAGATGAAAGCAACGAACCCTAAATTATCGGGGTAGAAATTATAGAGTTTGAAGTTGGTAGCAATCAATCTTGCATATCCGACAACCACAAATCAGGGACGCTGATGAGATAGTTAATACGCCTGACAAAAAAGCCAATAGTAAAGAGTTAAACCCTAATATGTAATCTCAAATAACGATCAAGGGTAAAAGATTAAAATGAACACCCAAATCTCAAATTCTTATATCGCAAAAGGACTACGATATGCATATACCAGAGTTAGAGTTCAATTACTATTAAGACCAAATTAAGTCATCATTTTAAGCCCTCTTGATATCAAGTAACAAACTCATGAACCAACCTACACCTACAATAGCCTTAAAATAAAATGATATACGTCACGACCCCCGTCTCGACTTCCCGTAACGTCAACAGCGGAAACATAAATTTTATTACATCATGGTCTCTGTTTTTAGTTTTGGTATATCGTGGTTACAAAAGTACATATACAAACATAGTACAAATATAAATACGTCATAATCTAGCCTATCAATACTAGATTTAAACAAAAGACGTTTTTAGACTCCACGATGCCCGACCTGAAAATGCTCCAAAAGCTAAGTACCTGAGAAAAATACTTAAAAATGTCAATATAAATATTGGCGAGTTCATAGGTTTTGTTATAATGCATAGTTAATGGACCTCAagatttcaagtataaaaacagtTGAAAAGCTATTCTAGTTTatgagctttcgatatcgaacgttaacgtaatagtacccgaaaacaagcgtcacttaaggtTTAAGTGCATAtggtcgaaggttatgcatccgaTAGCCTATAAGGCCTATCCTGATGTGAAGAGTCATCatcaaatagatctattcatagTATTTGCGTTCGCCAAACCAGTAATTAATGATATTAAAATCGGGCTTTCAAaaattgacctttgttactcaaacatagaatatagttatatgtacttgattccaatatgtaaaacagtAAATAAGTATTATCTCATCCCAAATGTATAAAAGATTGATTGaaaatgggactacgaactcaCGATTGATGCGGTGCAAAGCGTACACGGTATCCAGTTAGATTGTGTGCGGTTACCTAATGAATATTTATAAGGTGAGAGGTTATAATATCTAATATAGTATTTAGGTTAGGTCTAAGATCAATTTCCTAAGTGATCTTACATGTCAATTTCGATTCTCGGTTTAAAGGGTTACATAGTTCATAATTTTAAGTGTTGACAGTTTTGACTAGTTTTACCATAACTTTAGCCTAGGTGTTTCTATCAATCTAGACATCCATTTAAGATGATATTACTACCTCTGGAAAGCACTTTTAGTATAATTTCCAACCATGTAAGGTTAGCTTCTAAAATCAAAATAAAAGTTGGTCAAAAAATCACTCTTTTACAAGTGTGCAAAACATTTCAGATTTACACTATAAGTTCCTAGGAaagtttaaaaatagcaaaatacATTTGTTTGACTCAATATTTTTACAGAGAGCTTAGGAcatataaaagtactcattttcaaAAGTAGTCACC
This genomic stretch from Rutidosis leptorrhynchoides isolate AG116_Rl617_1_P2 chromosome 11, CSIRO_AGI_Rlap_v1, whole genome shotgun sequence harbors:
- the LOC139877458 gene encoding uncharacterized protein; amino-acid sequence: MSNNSSLKQDGSVQEYDETFSSLFKNRGIDESYVIDIFIWGLQPEIMKGVSIFKPKTLHDACCLARVQEDINNVIKKRTSSSFLHISDHSSEVNNGNFDCLVNSCKPGELVNIRCLKSVPSLRAKNSSFVENNNNIASNDLHGVVTNICEKGDKDDQIEFAIAVVGAGINETAEEVNQHEFDPILVKEDTKDIVVVTNDLKDEYINAICPNPNPLAYSRLCESDSWYEEPANRAVRIRDGNQNYGTQDVQLSNSQS